In Opitutaceae bacterium TAV5, one genomic interval encodes:
- a CDS encoding sugar-binding protein, with translation MQFPRIAVVLASLLASSAFSAAPAPSDNGSLLLSGFEDPVKNEWKHQTRADLVPFKAETLPDKVKEGAQSAKWTDLARHKWIALINTPSDWSAWEALSLWIYAETANGQKINLVVGAPKEGAQEGYYLHQLTIDWTGWRQIVVPFKTFKPNRAPAPWSAVKVLRFTAGGWGAEPLPDTVLYLDDLRLIRR, from the coding sequence ATGCAATTTCCCCGTATCGCCGTTGTCCTCGCCTCGCTCCTTGCCTCGTCCGCTTTCTCCGCCGCTCCGGCTCCCTCCGACAACGGCAGCCTTCTGCTCAGCGGTTTTGAGGACCCGGTCAAAAACGAGTGGAAGCACCAGACCCGCGCCGACCTTGTGCCGTTCAAGGCCGAAACCTTGCCCGACAAGGTCAAGGAAGGCGCCCAGTCCGCGAAATGGACCGACCTCGCCCGACACAAATGGATCGCGCTGATCAACACCCCGTCCGACTGGTCCGCGTGGGAGGCGCTCAGCCTCTGGATTTATGCCGAGACCGCCAACGGCCAGAAAATCAACCTCGTTGTCGGTGCGCCGAAAGAGGGAGCGCAGGAAGGTTATTACCTCCATCAGCTCACGATCGACTGGACCGGCTGGCGCCAGATCGTCGTCCCTTTCAAAACCTTCAAACCCAACCGCGCCCCCGCGCCCTGGAGTGCCGTCAAGGTGCTCCGTTTCACCGCCGGAGGCTGGGGAGCCGAACCCTTGCCCGATACCGTTCTTTATCTCGACGATCTCCGCCTCATCCGCCGCTGA